GAGCATCTCCTGCGTGTCCCTCATGCCGCCGATGCAGCTCCCCGCCAGGGTCTTGTTCCCCATGATGAGATCAAAGGGCGGGATCTCGAGAGCCTTGGTGGGGAGGCCGACCATGATCATCTTGCCGTTGGGCTTGAGCAGGCCCATGAACGGCGCCAAGGGGACGTTCGCCGACACCGTGTTGATGATGGCATCCATGGAGCtcgccgccgccttcatctcctcgGCGTCCTTACTGACGACGAACCCGTCGGCGCCGAGCCGGTCGAGTGCCTCCTGCTTCTTGGCAGGCGACGTGCTGATGACGGTGACCTTCATCCCGAACGCCTTGGCGAACTTGACGGCGACGTGGCCGAGGCCGCCCAGCCCCAGCACGCCGACGTGCTTCTGCTTCTTCCTCCCCGCCGGCGCATCCCCGTTAGCGTCCAGCAGGCCGTGGTGCTTCATGGCGCTGTACACGGTGACGCCCGCGCACAGCAGCGGCGCGCCCCGGTCCAGCGGCATCGCGTCGGGGAACCGGACCACGAACCGCTCGTGCACCGTGACGGCGGTCGAGTAGCCGCCGTAGGTGACGGTGCCGTCGCGGTCGACGGAGTTGTAGGTGAAGATGATGCCGCCCCGGCAGGTGTTCTCGAAGCCCTCGTCGCAGCTGTCGCACGACTGGCACGAGATCACCATGCAGCCCACGCCGACGCGGTCGCCCGGCTTGAACCTCGTCACGTTCTTGCCCACCTCCGTCACCACTCCGGCGATCTCGTGGCCAGGGACCATGGGGTACATGGCGTTGTTCCACTCGTTCATGATGCTGTGAAGGTCGGAGTGACACATCCCACAGTACAGAATCTTTATCGCTACATCATCGTCTCCAGTGCTCCTGCATAATACGTATATATATAGTTACACATGTAATTCCATTTCCAACACTTAAAATTAACTCAGAATGCAGTAAACACATGTTCATACTAGTCATGAATGAATGTAATCATCCAATGGTTATTCGAGCAAATGACGATCCAGCCTGTCAATTGCCAAGTTATCGGTATCTTTCCTGGTCGATGAATTAATCTGAAAAGCTAAAATTCTGAAAAGACTGGAAGTTCAGCACCCATCAGCCACCAATTGGCCATTGCAACCATCATGGCCGACCGTGACAGGACTTGCTACGAATGAGACGTCGTCCATAGCGATACTGAAGATAACGATCGACAATGAGAGGTGCTAGGGCCATCTCCAAATTACAGGTTGGCCTTCTGTGGGACGAATTTGGCTACAGTTCACCCAGTAGAGCGCACCACTAGAGTCTTGTTGACCTATCGCAGAATGAACCTTTCTTCAGTGGAGAAAACGTATATTCGCACAACCGCTGAAGAAAAGGGATCACGTACAATTGTATATAAAATGGGATTTCTGATTATGTAATCAGATACCTAGTTGATGTATATATGGATATCCTGGTATTGACCAACCAACAATGTAGTACACTCCCTCCGTTTTTATTAGATGTCGTATTAGTTTTGTTATAAGTCAAGCATTTATAACTTTGATCattgatttaaaaaaaattatatagaTTCATGTCATAAGATTTATGCTTTTAGATAAACAATAAAAAATGCTTTCATAATACACAATTCATATGTTGCCTAGTTGTTATACTAAAGTTGTTAGGATGAGTGGAGCACTCTCCTCGGTTGTATGATTTTTGGGCCCAGTTTTCATTCAAAAAAAAACTAGACGGGGAtttgcctttttctttctttcttcgtcTAATAGAAATCGCAGCAAAGTTTTTGCCAGTCCTTTCAAAAAAACATAATTCATATGTTGTTCCTTCTAAAAAATAATTCATATGCTGTGAAACCATTAACTATTTTTTAAAATAGATAGCCAAATCAAAGACAGTAATGTTTAACTTAGAACAAAAGTAGCTTAAGGGAGAGAGtaattggttgaaaccaacatCAGATGCTGGGGCCAGAGAAATAAGCTAAGGTATAAAGTAGGACAAGGAAGAGTACAGGCACGGAGACATGAGCCGGCTGGAAGAAATTGAAGTTGCATGCATGAGAGGATATATGGACGTTGTACATGGTAATCAGTTTAGGACTAATCAAATAGTTATTTTTATTGAGTAAGTAAAGTGAATGAATTTTGAAACATGGAGATTTTTCGTCCAACGGCGCCCCAGACTCCAGTCTTGTTTCTTGAATTCTTGGAGACGCAAAGATCGAAAATCCAAAAGCACGTCTCACTCGATCTCCAAGCCGTCTAATCTGGAGGCCCAATCGGGAAGCGCAGGACGACGTGTGTTTAGGACAGAGCATTCCACACAGGTCACACGCGACGTCCGTCCGTCTGTGCGAGGGGACCGGCCGAGCTAGAGATGTATACGGTGGCCTGCGCCAATCGGTTTCAGATCGAGGGGCTCTCTATAGCCGGCACGCTGTACCACACCCAGGCCGGCTGCAGACCAAAGCCACCGTATCCGTATACATCTCGCATGCTCGATCGACGAGGACGGTGGCGAGACCCAGGCCGCCGGGCGTCCGCTGGCCCTCCCCTTTTGGAAGCCTCGATCGGCACGGTTTACATCGTCGCGCGTACGATCGATGCATGTATACGACAGGTCCCGAGACACAAGGTGGGCACGCACGTAATACCTGCGGGTGATGGTGAGCGGCGCGAGGTGGCCGGACGCGTCGTGCGCGGCGAGCCCCACCGCCTTCCCCGTGTGCTGCCGCC
This DNA window, taken from Miscanthus floridulus cultivar M001 chromosome 13, ASM1932011v1, whole genome shotgun sequence, encodes the following:
- the LOC136500884 gene encoding probable cinnamyl alcohol dehydrogenase 5 — its product is MAATVAAAAEAKGRQHTGKAVGLAAHDASGHLAPLTITRRSTGDDDVAIKILYCGMCHSDLHSIMNEWNNAMYPMVPGHEIAGVVTEVGKNVTRFKPGDRVGVGCMVISCQSCDSCDEGFENTCRGGIIFTYNSVDRDGTVTYGGYSTAVTVHERFVVRFPDAMPLDRGAPLLCAGVTVYSAMKHHGLLDANGDAPAGRKKQKHVGVLGLGGLGHVAVKFAKAFGMKVTVISTSPAKKQEALDRLGADGFVVSKDAEEMKAAASSMDAIINTVSANVPLAPFMGLLKPNGKMIMVGLPTKALEIPPFDLIMGNKTLAGSCIGGMRDTQEMLDVAARHGVMADIELVAADYVNTAMERLAKADVRYRFVIDIGNTLKNSE